In the genome of Cryptomeria japonica chromosome 8, Sugi_1.0, whole genome shotgun sequence, one region contains:
- the LOC131061471 gene encoding uncharacterized protein LOC131061471: protein MGLRGRGRRRKRKRGWGDGRGRSSSRSSLYIYKFPPYLISHDKYEKEFSEKEKIPKGYQIPDIFDSKWRQGRPLEREDNVKRGLGHLERVAEQGNDQPTALNSNLGRIDYAHGLAALLLNHYIKVALVAGIFEFWGMGKSSIMIQDMVGNKFLALNMEEEAEVNNDLSASTSKKVSVMHKIKITIEDIRYLLPRAWLNDEVNLYLELLKERAKIGCTQFLKCHFFNAFFYTKARYIKDEAENKRRNFSEFGCLEIRMWEIFPYRKMALMVEYS, encoded by the exons atgggTTTGAGAGGTAGAGGAAGacggagaaagagaaagagagggtgggGGGACGGAAGGGGAAGAAGTAGTAGCAGAAGCAGcctgtatatatataaatttccaCCATATTTAATTTCCCACGATAAATATGAAAAGGaattttcagaaaaagaaaagattCCCAAAGGCTATCAAATTCCGGATATATTTGATTCAAAATGGAGGCAAGGAAGACCATTGGAAAGAGAAGATAATGTAAAGAGAG GATTAGGGCATCTTGAGAGGGTTGCTGAACAGGGAAATGACCAACCCACTGCATTGAACAGCAATCTTG GAAGAATTGACTATGCCCACGGTCTTGCTGCATTACTGTTGAATCATTACATAAAAGTTGCCCTTGTTGCCGGAATTTTCGAATTTTGGGGAATGGGAAAGTCTAGCATAATGATACAG GATATGGTGGGAAATAAGTTTCTTGCACTTAACATGGAAGAGGAGGCTGAAGTCAACAATGATCTATCTGCCTCCACTAG CAAAAAAGTCTCGGTGATGCATAAA ATAAAAATTACTATAGAAGACATTCGATACCTTTTACCAAGAGCATGGTTAAATGATGAG GTAAACTTGTATTTGGAACTATTAAAGGAAAGGGCAAAAATAGGATGCACACAATTCTTGAAATGCCACTTCTTTAATGCATTCTTTTATACGAAG gcCAGATATATTAAAGATGAAGCAGAGAATAAGCGTAGGAATTTCTCTGAATTTGGATGCTTGGAAATACGAATGTGGGAAATATTCCCTTACAGAAAGATGG